The region AGCGGGAATCATGTGGATGTGGATTATGTGGTCATACCGGCTGCTGATATGAAGCAAAAGCTGATGGCTGCCATTGAGGCAGGCAATGCCCCTGATCTGATTGTGGGCGATGATACGCTGGTTGGGCAGTTTGTTTCCATGCAGCAGATAGCGGAGTGCTCAGATATATTTGAGGCCGTGGATTTTACGGAGAATTCAAAAATACTGGGAACGTTCAACGGTAAGCCTTATCTTGTGCCTCTGGCATTTACAGCGCCCGGCATGTACTTAAGGATGGACCAGTGGGAGAAGACAGGGATGGATATTCCCACAACCTGGGAAGAACTGAAGGAAGGCGCCAAACTGATGAATGATCCGGCTAACGGCTTCTATGGCCTCGGATTTGCCATGGGTGCGTCCGGCGGAGGAGACGCCGAGGGATTTTGCAGGACCATTATACTGGACTGGGGAGGAATCCCGGTAGACGAAAACGGAAAGGTCACGGTCAATTCTCCTGAAACACTGGAGGCACTTAAATTTATTGCAAGCTTATATGAAGAGGGCCTGATTCCTCCTGATGCGATTACGGGCGACGACAGCTGGAACAACAACGCTTACCTGGCCGGTACTGTGGGTGTCATCACAAATTCAGGTTCCGTGGTATCCAGCATGAAAGAGGAGAAGCCGGAGCTTCTCGCCAACACACAGATCATTGCATATCCCGCAGGGCCTGCAGGGGAGGCGTTCACCCTGGGCGGAGCCAATGTATTCGGAATATTTGAGACAGGTAAAAATACAGATGTCGCAAAAGATTTTGTTAAATACTATTTTGAGGACCTGGATAATTATAATGCCATGATTGAGGCTATGGGAGCTATGTGGCAGCCGGTGGTGAACGGAGTGGATGACACAGATTTCTGGAAGGACCCGGTCAATGCAGGATGGCTTGCCAACTCTAAGAATACATATAAGACCTATTATCCGGCACCGTCAGATGAAAGGGCTACGGTATCCTTTACAAACCAGCTTTGCGTTAAGGCCGTACAGGAAATAGTTGTTAACAGGGCTGATCCGCAGGAGGCGCTGGACCATCTGGAGGCAGAATTCAATAAGATTTATAACTAGTATAACTCAATTTTAATAAGTTTACATTATTATCCTGAAAACCAAGGGAAACGTGCGCCCAAAGCACGGACACGTAAGCCAAGAAATCAGATTACTACCAATGCTTAAATTGTAAGCTTATTTAAATCGAGTTATACTAGTAATGAAATTGGCATGACAGGGGGATAAGATGGCAGGAAAAAAATCAGAAAAAAGGAAGTATTCGCATTCCCGGCAGCTGCTAGATAAGCGTCTCGGGCTTCTGTTGATGGTGCCAATTGCTGCCGTGATATTTGGCATTACCGGAATCCCGTTTATAAGGGCATTGTACTTAAGCTTTACAAACAAAGTGGTAGGGGTACCGGAACGGTTTATTGGGTTTGATAACTACCTGGCTCTTTTTGGGGATAAGATTTACTGGAAGTCCCTTTACAATACGATTATCTATACAGTGGGATGTATTACGGCGAAACTGGCGCTGGGACTTCTGCTGGCAGTTATCCTGAACCAGAAGTTCAGGGGAAAGGCATTTTTCAGGACTGCGCTTCTCATTCCCTGGGCATTGCCCGGAATGGTGGCCGCCACTACCTGGAGATGGATGTATGACAGCACTTATGGCATTATCAACAGCCTGCTGCTGAAAGCCGGGCTTATAAGCCTTCCGATCCCGTGGCTGAGTGACCCTGATATCACGCTGTTAAGCACCATGATTGTGAATGTGTGGAGAGGCGTCCCATTCTTCATGTTCAGTCTCCTGGGAGCGCTGCAGACTCTGGACGGACAGATTTTTGAAGCCGCCTATGTAGACGGAGCAGGTATGTTTAAGCGTTTCTGGTATATAACGCTTCCGGGAATCTCAAGCGTTTTGGGCATTTCCACACTTTTGTCCACCATATGGACCTTTAATGATTTTGAGAATGTATTTTTAATCACTGGAGGTGGACCGATTTACTCCTCCAGTGTAATCTCCACTTACACTTATGACCTGGCATTTATACAGAATTCCTTTGGCAGGGCTCTCTCGGTGGCAGTGTCGGTGATACCGCTTATGGTCATACTGATTCTGGTATCCCAGAAGGTGATTAGTGGGGACGGAATTGAATAGGGAAGGAGATGGACCGGATGGTAATGAAGAAACGCAGCCGGGTCATGCGGACCACAGCCACGTATGGGATTTTAATCATTGCACTTTTATGGACAATCTTTCCCATTTACTGGATGATAAAATCATCCCTTACTCTAAACGAGGAAATGTATGTGGCAAGACCGCCGTTATTTTCCAATGTAATAACCTTTGATCATTATATTGATTTGATTTATAACACCTCTTTTATGCACAATGTATGGAACAGCTTTGTGATAGCAGCCATTACTGCAATCATATGCCTGGCAATCGGTATACTCGGCTCGTATGCAATGACACGGCTTAAGTATCCGGGAAGATCATTTTTCAGGAACAGTATTATTATTTCATACCTTATGCCTACGGCAGTGCTGTTCGTACCAATGTATGTGTTTGTAAGCAGCCTGGGGTTTTACGATAACAAATATGCGCTTTTAATCATATATCCTACATTTGTAGTACCCTATTGCTGTTATATGCTTATAAGTTATTTTAAGGCGATTCCGTACGCGCTGGAGGAGGCGGCGCTTATAGACGGCTGCAATCGTCTGCAGACGCTGTGGTATATCATTATGCCAATTGCCCTTCCCGGAATTGCGGTGGTGGCCACCTTTGCATTTACCATGGCGTGGAATGAATATTTGTACGCCATGATTATGACAACCAGCAATGTGCAGAAAACGGCCACGGTAGCCATATCAGGCTTCAAGTATGCTGATTCCGCTATATGGGGAAGAATCATGAGCGCTTCGGTGGTCTGTTCACTGCCGGTAACGTTACTCTATATCGCTGCGCAGAGTATGCTCATATCGGGCAAATATGAAGGAAGTGTTAAGTAAAACGTGAGAATAAAAGAGAGGAAACAGGAATGGAAGATAGAGACGATATGCTTATGAATCATGTGAATACCAATTCCAGACCAAGTGACTTAAAGATTACAGACATAAGGGTAACTGATATCGTAGGGGCTCCCATGCATTGTATTCTGGTAAAGGTTTATACAAACCAGGGGCTGGTGGGCTATGGAGAAGTCAGGGACGGCGGTTCCAGAAATTATGTACTGGCTCTTAAAAGCCGTCTCATAGGCGAGAATCCCTGCAATATTGATAAACTATTCCGCAGGATTAAACAGTTCGGAGGCCCTGCCAGACAGGGCGGAGGCGTATGCGGCATAGAGCTTGCCCTCTGGGACCTGGCAGGAAAAGCATATGGAGTACCGGTATATCAAATGCTGGGAGGTAAGTTCAGAGACCGTATCAGAATGTACTGTGACACGGATATTGAGGGAAAGCATACCGGCAAGGAAATGGGAGAAGCCCTTAAGAAGAGAATGGATAAGGGATTTACCTTCCTGAAAATGGATTTGGGAATCGATCTTCTGTACGATATTCCGGGCGCTTTGTGCGCGCCATTGGGGATGATAGGGGATTTAAACCAGTCGTCCAGGACATATGAGGCTATCAGCCGCAATCTGACACCAAAAAAGAGAAGCTTAAGGAACCGGATGTATGACATGCAGAATATTCCCCATCCGTTTACGGGGGTCCAGGTAACGGAATATGGTTATGATATTCTGGAGCAGTATGTAAAGGATGTAAGAAGTGTGATTGGGTATGAAATCCCTCTGGCCATTGACCACTTCGGGCATATAGGAGTAGAATCCTGTATCAGGCTGGCCAGAAGGATTGAGAAGTACAATATCGCATGGATGGAGGACCTGATACCCTGGCAGTTAACAGACCAGTATGTGAGACTTAAGAATTCCACCACAGTGCCGATTTGTACAGGTGAAGACATATACCTGAAGGAGAATTTCCGTCCGCTTCTGGAACGGGGAGGCGTATCAGTCATCCATCCGGATATACTGACCAGCGGAGGAATACTGGAGAACAAGAAAATCGGAGACATGGCACAGGAATACGGAGTCGCCATGGCAGTACATATGGCGGAAAGCCCTATCGCCTGCATGGCGGCGGTCCACAGTATCGCGGCCACTGAGAACTTCCTGGCTTTGGAGTTCCATTCGGTGGATGTTCCATGGTGGTCTGACCTGGTAACCGGATTGCCAAAACCAATCGTAGACAATGGATATATAACAGTGCCTGATGCGCCAGGTCTTGGGATTGAAAACCTGGAGGATGATGTGATGCGTGAACATCTTCATCCCGACTATACGGATATGTGGGCAGATACAGCAGATTGGGACAATGATTATTCACATGACCGCACCTGGTCGTAATGGGAGAGGGAAAATATGATTTATTATACAAGGGATCAGATTATAGAATTGACCAGCCGCTGGAAGGGAGAGCGTTTTGAAGACGGAAGGCCCCGTGTACCTGACTATCTTCTGGAAAAATTGCGGACCATGACAATTGAGGAGATATGGCTGCCTTTATTTCTTAAGGATTACAAGTTCCAGTTTGAGGGGGAAATGAAGAAGCTGCACGATGAACTGAAACTGGCAGGGAGGGCTGTAACGGCGGTTTTTATGCCTACAAGGCCTGATTTGATGGAAGCTGTCAGGATGGAAGGGGATGCCAGAGGATATAAGGGTACTTGTAACCAATGGGTGGTAGACCATCTGCAGGAGGGTGATGTTGTGGTTGCCGATATGTTTGACAAGGTTTGGAACGGCACATTTGTAGGCGGGAATCTGACCACAGCCATCAATGTCAGGACCAAGACAGGGGGCGCTGTTATATGGGGAGGCGTGCGCGATATTGAACAGATGCAAAAGATTGACACCCAGGTTTATTACAGGGGAACAGACCCCACCCCCATCAGGGAATGCCTGATGACATCTTATAACGGACCTGCAAAGATTGGAAAGGCAGTCTGCATGCCCGGCGATATTGTCATGGGCACCACCAGCGGTATCCTGTTCATCCCGGCCTATCTTGTGGAGGAGCTGGTCAACAGCGCTGAAAAATCACATGCCAAGGACATATTTGGTTTTGCCATGCTGGAACAGGGAATATATACTGCGGCTGAAATAGACAGCACGGTCTGGCCTGAGGAAATGGTAGACAAAATGATAAATTTTATTGAACATGATTCGTCCTGCGAGAAGTACAGGGGACTGGACTGGTCCTTGGAAATAGATGCTGCCGGAGGAAACCAGGAAGCGGTGGATGAATTGATGAAGGGGTATCTTGTATAATGGATATCTGATATGGCGTGAATGGAAAGGCATTCCGGTGTTATTCATTGATACCGGATGCCAAAAAATTATTTATCTTGCGCAGGAATCCTGAACCAGCGTCTCCACCGCGTCATCCCCTTTTTTCTCAAACATGTGGTTCATGGCTGCGATGGCTGCTTCCGAGGTAATTTTCCTCTTCCATGAGTAATAATAAAAATACAGGAGAAACTTGTTTAGAGTGTTTTACACCTGTATCGGGCGAATGAATCAGATGAATCATCCGGAGAACATAAAATGTGAGAGGAGCGAAACAATGAGCAAAGCGTACGATGAGTTAAGGACATACATGGATAAGGCCATGGCCATCAAGACAGCCATGGCGCTGTTTGAGTGGGACAACGAGACACTGGCCCCCAGGGAAGCGGGAGAGCTTACCTCCAAGGTAATCGGGGTCCTGTCAGGGGAGTATTTCCAGGCAGTGACCTGCGAAGAGATGAAGAAACTGCTGGAGAAATGCCGGGATGACAAAAGCCTGACCACGGCAGAGGCCGCCAATGTAAGGGAGCTGCTGGAAGAGAGGGAGCAGATTTGCCCTATTCCCCGGAATGAATATCAGGAATTCGCCCGTCTCACAGCCGGGGCTACCGGCGTTTGGGCCAGGGCTAAAAAGGACCGGGATTTTGAGGCGTTTGCCCCAACCCTTGAGAGAGTCATCGGATTCCAGAAAAAGTTTGCGGGATACAGGGCAAAGGATGGAAAGAAGCTGTACGATGTGATGTTAGATGACTATGAGAAGGGCTTTTCCATGGAGAACCTGGACCGGTTCTTCGGCGTGCTGAAAAAGGAACTGGTACCGTTTCTCAAGAAGGTGATGGAAGAGGGAAAGAAGGTTGAGGACTCCTTCTTAAAGGGCGATTACCCGGAGAAAAAGCAGGAGGAGCTGGGGCGGTTCCTGGCGGAATATGTGGGATTTGACTTTGACCGGGGCGTTATGGCGGTCAGCGCCCATCCTTTTACCACAAACCTTCACAACAAGGATGTGCGCATTACCACCCATTACACGGACTGCGTTGACAGTTCTCTGTTTTCTGTCATCCATGAGGCCGGACATGCTATCTATGAACTGGGCATAGGGGATGACCTAACTCTGACGCCTGTGGGCCAGGGGGCCAGCATGGGTATGCATGAATCCCAGTCACGGTTTTTTGAGAACATCATTGGCCGCAGCCGTTCCTTCTGGGTTCCCATATATGCCAGGATACAGGAGATGTTCCCGGAACAGTTGGGCAAGGTGGACCTGGACCATTTCGTGGAGGCGGTCAACAAAGTTACCCCGGGATTAATCCGCACCGAGGCCGATGAACTGAGCTACAGTCTCCATGTGCTGATCCGCTATGAGATTGAGAAGATGCTGATAGAGGAAGATTTGGACGTGGAGAAGCTGCCGCAGCTCTGGGCTGACAAATATGAGGAGTATCTGGGAGTGCGCCCGGAGAATCCGGCGGAAGGAGTGCTCCAGGATATCCACTGGTCCCAGGGATCCTTTGGATATTTTCCGTCCTATGCCCTGGGCAGCGCCTTTGGAGCCCAGTTATATTATCATATGAAGGAAATTATGGATTTTGACGG is a window of Enterocloster clostridioformis DNA encoding:
- a CDS encoding RraA family protein, whose amino-acid sequence is MIYYTRDQIIELTSRWKGERFEDGRPRVPDYLLEKLRTMTIEEIWLPLFLKDYKFQFEGEMKKLHDELKLAGRAVTAVFMPTRPDLMEAVRMEGDARGYKGTCNQWVVDHLQEGDVVVADMFDKVWNGTFVGGNLTTAINVRTKTGGAVIWGGVRDIEQMQKIDTQVYYRGTDPTPIRECLMTSYNGPAKIGKAVCMPGDIVMGTTSGILFIPAYLVEELVNSAEKSHAKDIFGFAMLEQGIYTAAEIDSTVWPEEMVDKMINFIEHDSSCEKYRGLDWSLEIDAAGGNQEAVDELMKGYLV
- a CDS encoding mandelate racemase/muconate lactonizing enzyme family protein translates to MEDRDDMLMNHVNTNSRPSDLKITDIRVTDIVGAPMHCILVKVYTNQGLVGYGEVRDGGSRNYVLALKSRLIGENPCNIDKLFRRIKQFGGPARQGGGVCGIELALWDLAGKAYGVPVYQMLGGKFRDRIRMYCDTDIEGKHTGKEMGEALKKRMDKGFTFLKMDLGIDLLYDIPGALCAPLGMIGDLNQSSRTYEAISRNLTPKKRSLRNRMYDMQNIPHPFTGVQVTEYGYDILEQYVKDVRSVIGYEIPLAIDHFGHIGVESCIRLARRIEKYNIAWMEDLIPWQLTDQYVRLKNSTTVPICTGEDIYLKENFRPLLERGGVSVIHPDILTSGGILENKKIGDMAQEYGVAMAVHMAESPIACMAAVHSIAATENFLALEFHSVDVPWWSDLVTGLPKPIVDNGYITVPDAPGLGIENLEDDVMREHLHPDYTDMWADTADWDNDYSHDRTWS
- a CDS encoding carboxypeptidase M32; the encoded protein is MSKAYDELRTYMDKAMAIKTAMALFEWDNETLAPREAGELTSKVIGVLSGEYFQAVTCEEMKKLLEKCRDDKSLTTAEAANVRELLEEREQICPIPRNEYQEFARLTAGATGVWARAKKDRDFEAFAPTLERVIGFQKKFAGYRAKDGKKLYDVMLDDYEKGFSMENLDRFFGVLKKELVPFLKKVMEEGKKVEDSFLKGDYPEKKQEELGRFLAEYVGFDFDRGVMAVSAHPFTTNLHNKDVRITTHYTDCVDSSLFSVIHEAGHAIYELGIGDDLTLTPVGQGASMGMHESQSRFFENIIGRSRSFWVPIYARIQEMFPEQLGKVDLDHFVEAVNKVTPGLIRTEADELSYSLHVLIRYEIEKMLIEEDLDVEKLPQLWADKYEEYLGVRPENPAEGVLQDIHWSQGSFGYFPSYALGSAFGAQLYYHMKEIMDFDGLLREGKVDVIRDYLREHIHRYGKLKDSRQILKDVTGEDFNPEYYVRYLKEKYSAVYGL
- a CDS encoding ABC transporter substrate-binding protein, coding for MKKRYTKIVSLVLGFGLAASMVTGCSVKSSENVVTTAAPTTAEAETSASAESGDSAVEQKKMVFWDKSEYVEGYNTMMKAKADEFASGNHVDVDYVVIPAADMKQKLMAAIEAGNAPDLIVGDDTLVGQFVSMQQIAECSDIFEAVDFTENSKILGTFNGKPYLVPLAFTAPGMYLRMDQWEKTGMDIPTTWEELKEGAKLMNDPANGFYGLGFAMGASGGGDAEGFCRTIILDWGGIPVDENGKVTVNSPETLEALKFIASLYEEGLIPPDAITGDDSWNNNAYLAGTVGVITNSGSVVSSMKEEKPELLANTQIIAYPAGPAGEAFTLGGANVFGIFETGKNTDVAKDFVKYYFEDLDNYNAMIEAMGAMWQPVVNGVDDTDFWKDPVNAGWLANSKNTYKTYYPAPSDERATVSFTNQLCVKAVQEIVVNRADPQEALDHLEAEFNKIYN
- a CDS encoding carbohydrate ABC transporter permease, which encodes MVMKKRSRVMRTTATYGILIIALLWTIFPIYWMIKSSLTLNEEMYVARPPLFSNVITFDHYIDLIYNTSFMHNVWNSFVIAAITAIICLAIGILGSYAMTRLKYPGRSFFRNSIIISYLMPTAVLFVPMYVFVSSLGFYDNKYALLIIYPTFVVPYCCYMLISYFKAIPYALEEAALIDGCNRLQTLWYIIMPIALPGIAVVATFAFTMAWNEYLYAMIMTTSNVQKTATVAISGFKYADSAIWGRIMSASVVCSLPVTLLYIAAQSMLISGKYEGSVK
- a CDS encoding carbohydrate ABC transporter permease yields the protein MAGKKSEKRKYSHSRQLLDKRLGLLLMVPIAAVIFGITGIPFIRALYLSFTNKVVGVPERFIGFDNYLALFGDKIYWKSLYNTIIYTVGCITAKLALGLLLAVILNQKFRGKAFFRTALLIPWALPGMVAATTWRWMYDSTYGIINSLLLKAGLISLPIPWLSDPDITLLSTMIVNVWRGVPFFMFSLLGALQTLDGQIFEAAYVDGAGMFKRFWYITLPGISSVLGISTLLSTIWTFNDFENVFLITGGGPIYSSSVISTYTYDLAFIQNSFGRALSVAVSVIPLMVILILVSQKVISGDGIE